Proteins from one Sabethes cyaneus chromosome 2, idSabCyanKW18_F2, whole genome shotgun sequence genomic window:
- the LOC128736767 gene encoding brachyurin-like, which translates to MSITGEHFQWFAINKKICANRHIPLCVIAKPMPPQPPGIQLSTFWIRYPNAEYLVKANIAASSGGPGGGGGSKIAGGSVANQQQFPYQAAIMINFPDGSGTLCGGTIIAATFVLTAAHCLKGALDATVVVGTNIISIPTDDKAVEIPVTFHDMLVHPRYDPVNVLNDIAILRLPRTLVLSDKIQPVRLPSRQEARQDLASVDAIVSGWGALNGDEFAEISENLRLELRFVSNPIISNEACKQEFKDILRETHVCVSGSHGRNACQGDSGGPLTAQLNGKVTLVGIVSFGSTEGCEKGLPAVYTRVSSYLDWISEHTNIKIEN; encoded by the exons ATGTCCATCACCGGTGAACATTTCCAGTGGTTCGCAATCAATAAAAAGATCTGCGCAAACCGGCACA TTCCGCTATGCGTCATCGCTAAGCCAATGCCGCCACAACCTCCGGGCATTCAACTGTCAACATTTTGGATTCGTTATCCGAACGCGGAGTATCTGGTCAAAGCCAACATTGCCGCCAGCAGCGGTGGACCCGGCGGTGGAGGAGGTTCCAAGATTGCCGGTGGCTCGGTTGCCAACCAGCAGCAGTTTCCCTATCAGGCAGCAATCATGATTAACTTTCCCGATGGATCGGGAACCCTTTGCGGAGGTACAATTATAGCGGCCACTTTTGTGCTAACGGCCGCCCATTGTTTAAAGGGTGCTCTGGATGCGACGGTAGTCGTTGGGACGAACATTATTAGCATTCCAACCGATGACAAAGCGGTGGAAATTCCGGTAACGTTCCACGATATGCTTGTACATCCTCGTTATGACCCGGTTAATGTGTTGAATGATATCGCAATTTTGCGCTTGCCAAGGACGTTAGTGTTATCAG ACAAGATTCAACCGGTCCGCCTACCGTCCCGGCAGGAAGCCCGGCAAGACCTGGCAAGTGTGGATGCAATCGTTTCCGGTTGGGGTGCTTTGAACGGAGATGAGTTTgccgaaatttccgaaaacttgCGGCTAGAGTTGCGCTTTGTCAGCAACCCCATCATATCGAACGAAGCATGCAAGCAGGAGTTCAAGGATATCCTTCGTGAGACACATGTGTGCGTTTCCGGAAGTCACGGTCGGAATGCCTGCCAAGGGGATTCCGGTGGACCTCTCACTGCCCAGCTAAACGGGAAGGTTACTTTG GTTGGTATTGTTTCCTTTGGATCTACCGAAGGCTGTGAGAAGGGCCTGCCGGCCGTTTACACTCGAGTCAGTTCTTATCTGGATTGGATATCGGAACACACAAACATAAAGATTGAAAATTAG